Proteins from one Gimesia maris genomic window:
- a CDS encoding sulfatase family protein gives MRLISLMCLLFCVLLSPVCAADLELEKIEGAKPRNVVFILADDHRYDVMGFLGHPWVETPAMDAMAKDGVYFKNAMVTTSLCSPSRASILTGQYMHNHGVVDNNVSAKPGTIFFPQYLQQAGYKTGFFGKWHMGGHSDDPRPGFDKWISFRGQGHYYPPRHLKKWSLNIDGKSVPQKGYITDELTDYAIEWLDDTVKPSGKPFFVYLSHKGVHGMFHPAERHAGRYKDKSMPIPKTMENTSENYFNKPMWLKNQRNSWHGVDFAYHQDTDIEEHYRLYCEALLSVDESIARVRKWLKDNGLAENTLVMYMGDNGFQWGEHGLIDKRTAYEASMRVPLVGVCPGLWKPGTVINEVVANIDIGPTILAAAGLKTPAQMDGQSFLQLAAGKLPAKDWRQNILYEYYWEYNFPQTPTTFALRTPRYKFIQYHGIWDIDELYDMEKDPHEEHNLIFDKDQQKRIQKMRADLHAILEKADADRVPFSHKRRMGANLRLKSGSKPADFNDKLMREKDAKN, from the coding sequence ATGCGACTGATTTCTCTGATGTGCTTACTGTTTTGTGTCCTGCTCTCTCCGGTTTGCGCGGCCGACCTGGAACTGGAAAAGATCGAAGGGGCCAAACCCAGGAATGTGGTTTTTATTCTTGCCGATGACCATCGTTACGATGTGATGGGTTTTCTGGGGCACCCATGGGTGGAGACCCCGGCGATGGATGCGATGGCCAAAGACGGTGTGTACTTCAAGAATGCGATGGTAACGACTTCGCTGTGTTCGCCCAGTCGTGCATCGATCTTGACTGGTCAGTATATGCACAATCATGGTGTCGTGGATAACAACGTGTCAGCGAAACCAGGCACGATTTTCTTTCCACAGTATCTGCAACAGGCAGGCTACAAGACCGGGTTCTTCGGGAAATGGCATATGGGAGGGCATTCGGATGATCCGCGGCCTGGTTTTGATAAATGGATCTCCTTTCGCGGACAAGGACATTATTATCCTCCCAGGCACCTGAAAAAATGGTCGTTGAATATCGATGGGAAATCGGTACCTCAAAAAGGCTATATCACGGATGAACTGACGGATTACGCCATTGAGTGGCTGGATGATACGGTAAAACCGAGTGGCAAACCGTTCTTCGTTTATTTGTCGCATAAAGGCGTGCATGGGATGTTTCATCCGGCGGAACGACATGCCGGGCGCTATAAAGACAAGTCGATGCCGATCCCCAAGACGATGGAAAACACCTCGGAGAATTATTTCAATAAGCCGATGTGGCTCAAGAATCAACGGAACAGCTGGCATGGCGTCGACTTCGCGTATCACCAGGATACAGACATTGAAGAACATTACCGCCTGTATTGTGAAGCGTTGCTGAGTGTCGACGAATCGATTGCCCGTGTGCGGAAATGGTTGAAAGACAACGGCCTGGCAGAGAATACGCTGGTCATGTATATGGGTGACAACGGCTTCCAGTGGGGCGAACATGGTCTGATCGACAAACGGACTGCCTACGAGGCTTCCATGCGTGTGCCCCTGGTCGGGGTCTGTCCCGGTCTGTGGAAACCGGGAACGGTCATTAATGAAGTCGTTGCGAATATCGATATAGGCCCGACCATCCTGGCTGCCGCCGGTTTGAAGACGCCAGCTCAGATGGATGGTCAAAGTTTTCTGCAACTGGCTGCTGGAAAGCTGCCTGCGAAAGACTGGCGACAGAATATTCTCTATGAATACTATTGGGAATATAATTTCCCACAGACGCCAACCACTTTTGCGCTGCGAACTCCGCGGTATAAATTCATCCAATATCACGGCATCTGGGATATTGACGAACTCTACGATATGGAGAAAGATCCCCACGAAGAGCATAATCTGATCTTTGACAAGGACCAGCAGAAACGCATTCAGAAAATGCGTGCAGACCTGCATGCGATCCTGGAGAAAGCGGACGCCGACCGGGTCCCCTTCAGTCACAAGCGTCGCATGGGGGCCAACCTGCGTCTCAAAAGCGGATCGAAGCCTGCTGATTTCAACGACAAACTGATGCGGGAGAAGGATGCGAAGAACTAA
- a CDS encoding linear amide C-N hydrolase: protein MKRFIHSIAIAGLISLTSFAPVTSRACTGITVNPKDGSVIFGRTLEFAQDLQSNIIIVPRNHAFVGTAPGNRQGLQWNTKYGMVGMNAFGLPVIADGINEKGLHVGIFYFPDYAGFQDVSEQEISRTISPVEVPLYLLGNCATVAEVAENIKQIKVGKTVMEELGGIPPFHYIATDASGNSIVLEYVDGKLNQFPNPLGVFTNSPTFDWHMTNLGNYVNLLTNNVSKIEIKKQTIKGLGQGSGMLGLPGDFTPPSRFVRAVAFSASAFPVPTARAGVLQVFHILNQFDIPKGAARGDENGKVTADYTLWTAVSDLKNLHYYFRTYDDSTIKMINLNCIDLNAAGIKTISIQGDQPILDLSGCAR from the coding sequence TTGAAACGCTTCATTCATTCCATTGCCATAGCGGGACTGATCTCACTCACTTCATTCGCGCCTGTTACCAGTCGGGCTTGTACAGGAATTACCGTCAATCCGAAAGATGGGTCAGTGATTTTCGGGCGCACACTCGAATTCGCCCAGGACCTGCAGTCGAATATCATTATTGTCCCTCGCAATCATGCTTTCGTGGGGACGGCTCCCGGCAATAGACAGGGACTTCAGTGGAATACAAAGTATGGCATGGTCGGAATGAATGCGTTTGGTCTGCCCGTGATTGCTGACGGAATTAACGAAAAAGGTTTGCATGTCGGCATCTTTTACTTTCCCGATTATGCCGGATTTCAGGACGTCTCGGAACAGGAGATCTCCAGAACGATCAGTCCGGTTGAAGTTCCCCTTTATCTGCTCGGCAATTGTGCGACCGTCGCAGAAGTGGCGGAAAATATCAAACAGATCAAAGTCGGAAAGACAGTCATGGAGGAACTGGGGGGAATCCCACCATTCCATTACATCGCCACCGATGCCAGCGGAAATTCGATCGTCCTGGAATACGTCGACGGGAAACTGAATCAATTTCCGAACCCGCTGGGCGTATTTACAAACTCACCCACTTTTGACTGGCATATGACCAACCTGGGGAATTATGTCAATCTGCTGACAAACAATGTTTCAAAAATTGAAATCAAAAAACAGACCATCAAAGGACTCGGGCAAGGGAGCGGCATGCTCGGACTTCCTGGCGACTTCACGCCACCTTCCCGGTTTGTCCGAGCCGTCGCCTTTTCAGCAAGTGCCTTCCCGGTACCAACAGCCAGAGCTGGGGTATTGCAGGTATTTCATATTCTGAATCAGTTCGATATTCCCAAAGGAGCTGCCCGCGGGGACGAGAACGGTAAAGTCACCGCAGACTACACGCTGTGGACCGCCGTTTCCGATCTGAAGAATTTACATTACTACTTTCGGACCTACGATGACAGCACGATCAAAATGATCAATCTGAACTGTATCGATCTGAATGCAGCCGGAATCAAAACCATTTCCATCCAGGGCGATCAACCGATCCTCGATCTCTCAGGCTGTGCGAGATAA
- a CDS encoding phytoene desaturase family protein — METTLMYDCVIIGAGHNGLVCAHQLAKQGWKVLVLERRDLVGGACVTEELWPGFKVSTASYLVSLLLPEIEEEMQLARHGYRVLPRNPSSFTPGTDGRSLLLGPDLKQNQQQISQFSTRDAEQFPRYEAMLQKIAECLEPALMQTPPDLLPLPASWRSVGFRKKFRDTKTAYHLHQSLKHLGETIPEAIELLTGPALPILNRWFESDILKATLATDAIIGTFQPPSAPGTAYVLLHHVMGSAGGARGVWGYVEGGMGALGQAMAASAKAAGVEIRTGITVEEILISGQQISGVRLSTGETIATRSVASNADAHVTFEKLIPAGTLPETFEKAVSRIDYSSASMKINVAVSELPDFTCQPGSQEPQPQHRGTIHIGATCEEIERAYDDAKYGKPSQKPIIEMTIPSAVDTTLAPPGQHILSLFVQYAPYQLASGNWDEIKEDFADRCINRIAEFAPNVPASVLHRQVLSPLDLERIFSLTGGNIFQGAMPTHQLYNMRPVPGWSDYRTPIKGLYLCGSAAHPGGGVMGACGRNAAREMLRDGRP; from the coding sequence CTGGAAACAACCTTAATGTATGACTGTGTGATTATCGGAGCAGGGCATAATGGCCTGGTGTGTGCCCATCAACTGGCAAAACAGGGGTGGAAGGTTCTGGTTCTCGAACGCCGCGATCTGGTTGGCGGCGCCTGTGTGACCGAGGAACTCTGGCCCGGCTTTAAAGTCTCTACCGCTTCCTATCTGGTCAGTCTGCTTCTTCCTGAAATTGAAGAAGAAATGCAACTGGCCCGTCACGGCTACCGCGTTCTGCCGCGCAATCCCAGTTCTTTCACCCCCGGAACCGATGGCAGATCTCTGTTGCTCGGTCCCGATCTGAAACAGAATCAGCAACAGATTTCGCAGTTCAGCACACGCGATGCGGAACAGTTTCCCCGCTATGAAGCGATGCTGCAAAAAATCGCCGAGTGCCTGGAACCCGCTCTGATGCAGACACCCCCCGATCTGCTGCCACTTCCTGCCAGCTGGCGGTCCGTCGGCTTCAGGAAGAAATTTCGCGATACAAAAACCGCCTACCATTTACATCAGTCACTTAAACATCTGGGGGAAACGATCCCCGAAGCAATTGAGCTGCTCACCGGCCCCGCACTCCCCATTCTGAACCGCTGGTTCGAATCGGATATCCTCAAAGCAACACTGGCCACCGATGCGATTATTGGTACTTTTCAACCGCCGTCTGCACCGGGGACGGCCTATGTGCTACTGCACCATGTGATGGGTTCCGCTGGCGGCGCACGAGGCGTCTGGGGCTATGTGGAAGGGGGCATGGGAGCTTTGGGCCAGGCAATGGCGGCCTCTGCGAAAGCAGCAGGTGTTGAGATTCGTACCGGTATCACTGTTGAAGAAATCCTTATCTCGGGTCAGCAGATCTCAGGGGTTCGTTTATCCACAGGCGAAACCATCGCGACCCGTTCCGTCGCTTCGAACGCCGACGCGCATGTCACATTCGAAAAGCTGATCCCCGCGGGTACACTCCCCGAAACGTTCGAGAAAGCGGTCAGCCGCATTGACTACAGCAGCGCCAGCATGAAAATCAACGTTGCCGTCAGCGAACTCCCCGATTTCACCTGTCAACCCGGCAGTCAGGAACCGCAGCCACAGCACCGGGGGACCATTCATATCGGCGCCACCTGTGAAGAGATCGAACGAGCCTACGACGATGCCAAATATGGTAAACCGTCTCAAAAACCGATCATCGAAATGACAATCCCCTCGGCCGTCGATACGACTCTGGCTCCCCCCGGCCAGCATATCCTATCCCTGTTTGTGCAATATGCTCCCTACCAGCTGGCCAGCGGAAACTGGGACGAGATCAAAGAAGACTTCGCAGATCGTTGTATTAATCGTATTGCCGAATTTGCGCCGAATGTACCTGCTTCAGTGCTGCATCGTCAGGTTCTCTCACCACTCGATCTGGAACGAATCTTCAGTCTGACGGGCGGCAACATTTTCCAGGGAGCCATGCCCACCCATCAGTTATACAACATGCGTCCGGTCCCCGGCTGGAGCGATTACCGCACCCCCATCAAAGGGCTCTATCTGTGTGGTAGTGCCGCTCATCCGGGAGGGGGAGTCATGGGAGCCTGCGGTCGCAATGCGGCCAGAGAGATGCTGCGGGATGGAAGACCTTAG
- a CDS encoding sialidase family protein, whose amino-acid sequence MTHLPLRSMLFFSLSLFVILSPLQHSQADDLQKTVLFEARDGLYHHYRIPGIITTKQGTLLAYCEARKAAGDWANIDILMRRSTDGGKTWLAPQTIHDAKENTVNNVVAFADTQTEQVHLLYCENYGRCFYIDSKDDGKTFSKPVEITSVFEQFRKEYDWNVIATGPGHGIQLQNGRLLVPVWLSTGGKKHRPSSVATIFSDDHGKTWQRGDIIVKQGDIVAGETVVNPSETVAVQLFDNQVLVNIRTESNPHRRLVAVSDNGATNWTSKHFDDQLREPVCMASILRLPASKSQPRNAIVFANPDNLENKTKRRKPNRDRKNLTLQVSFDDCQTWASKQVLEPGISGYSDLAALPDGTIFCFYEDGGFKNNGYDTTALTIARFPLKWILQD is encoded by the coding sequence ATGACACACCTTCCACTGCGCTCCATGTTGTTTTTCTCCCTCTCACTGTTCGTGATTCTTTCGCCGCTGCAACACAGTCAGGCCGACGATCTGCAGAAGACCGTGTTATTCGAAGCACGTGACGGTCTATATCATCACTACCGCATCCCCGGCATCATCACCACGAAGCAGGGCACACTGCTGGCTTACTGTGAAGCTCGTAAAGCAGCCGGCGACTGGGCCAACATCGATATTCTCATGCGCCGCAGCACTGATGGCGGCAAGACCTGGCTGGCCCCCCAGACCATTCATGATGCGAAAGAAAACACCGTCAACAACGTAGTCGCTTTCGCGGATACTCAGACAGAACAGGTTCATCTCCTGTATTGTGAGAATTACGGCCGCTGCTTTTATATCGACAGTAAAGACGACGGCAAGACCTTCAGTAAACCCGTTGAAATCACCAGTGTCTTCGAACAGTTCCGTAAGGAATACGACTGGAATGTCATCGCTACCGGTCCCGGTCATGGCATTCAACTGCAGAACGGACGTCTGCTCGTTCCTGTCTGGTTATCAACCGGTGGTAAAAAACATCGTCCCTCCAGCGTCGCTACCATCTTCAGTGACGATCATGGCAAAACCTGGCAGCGCGGTGACATCATTGTCAAGCAGGGAGATATTGTCGCCGGTGAAACGGTTGTGAATCCCAGTGAAACCGTCGCCGTCCAGTTGTTTGACAATCAGGTCCTGGTCAATATCCGCACGGAATCCAATCCGCATCGACGCCTGGTTGCCGTAAGCGACAACGGCGCGACGAACTGGACCAGCAAACATTTTGACGATCAACTCCGCGAACCGGTCTGCATGGCCAGCATCCTGCGTCTCCCGGCCAGTAAGTCACAACCCAGGAATGCGATTGTCTTCGCGAACCCGGACAATCTGGAAAACAAAACCAAACGTAGAAAGCCCAATCGCGATCGCAAAAACCTGACGCTGCAGGTCAGCTTCGATGACTGTCAGACCTGGGCCAGCAAGCAGGTGCTCGAACCGGGGATCAGCGGTTACAGCGATTTAGCAGCGTTGCCCGATGGAACGATCTTCTGTTTCTACGAAGATGGCGGCTTCAAAAATAACGGTTACGACACAACCGCCTTGACAATCGCCCGATTTCCATTGAAATGGATCTTACAGGACTGA
- a CDS encoding GntR family transcriptional regulator, with protein sequence MKPAIVDLAERIQTDIQARKLKPGDPYFTTSETARSFQVSGTTANRALQLLTQRRVLVRKQRAGTFIAEPGKKQSYGLKCVHLVVHQKFLEREGLLADGIVIGIQREMPDAELQFNFLPHREEEVYVQEIVNRALKSSEPEGFVLQRAQVGVQRILEESGLPAVVNGLLQPSISGLAQIDRDQEQIGRLLIQELLRKKCTRFLVVLRDQVTAGDHQLLDTIQRELKVAGFGLDQLCIRCLPADDRAIQAAALEVLQQSTGKLGVLCRSEPAARAIGECVFGEPLPKSRRPVLVVADRFARDQSDCPFPYIRACLSPVAYGQEIGRMLLRQVNGEDALSMETRVEVELVQPIKATPS encoded by the coding sequence ATGAAACCGGCAATTGTGGATCTGGCCGAGCGGATTCAGACTGACATTCAGGCGCGTAAGCTGAAACCGGGCGATCCCTATTTTACAACCAGTGAGACGGCCCGCTCTTTTCAAGTGAGTGGTACTACCGCGAACCGGGCTTTGCAGCTATTGACACAGCGTCGTGTACTGGTTCGCAAACAACGCGCGGGAACCTTCATCGCCGAACCGGGTAAGAAACAGTCATACGGTCTGAAGTGCGTCCATCTGGTGGTACATCAGAAGTTTCTGGAGCGTGAAGGATTACTGGCTGATGGGATCGTGATTGGCATTCAGCGGGAAATGCCTGACGCTGAGCTGCAGTTCAATTTTCTGCCTCACCGAGAGGAAGAAGTGTATGTGCAGGAGATCGTCAACCGTGCCCTGAAGTCGAGTGAGCCGGAAGGCTTCGTCCTGCAGCGGGCCCAGGTAGGCGTACAGCGGATTCTGGAAGAGAGTGGTCTTCCTGCTGTTGTGAATGGATTATTGCAGCCTTCCATCAGCGGACTGGCGCAGATTGACCGCGACCAGGAGCAGATTGGTCGGCTGCTGATTCAGGAACTGCTGCGAAAGAAGTGCACGCGATTTCTGGTTGTACTGCGAGATCAGGTGACGGCGGGAGATCATCAGTTGCTGGATACGATTCAGCGGGAGCTGAAAGTAGCGGGTTTTGGTCTGGATCAACTCTGTATTCGCTGTCTGCCCGCAGATGACCGTGCGATTCAGGCGGCTGCTTTGGAAGTGCTCCAGCAGTCAACAGGCAAACTGGGAGTACTGTGTCGCTCGGAACCGGCAGCGCGGGCGATTGGAGAATGTGTATTCGGAGAGCCACTGCCTAAGAGCAGGCGTCCGGTGCTGGTTGTAGCAGACCGGTTCGCCCGCGATCAGTCAGACTGCCCGTTTCCTTACATCCGCGCCTGCCTTTCTCCCGTCGCATATGGACAGGAGATCGGCAGAATGCTGCTGCGACAGGTCAACGGCGAAGACGCTCTTTCAATGGAGACGCGCGTCGAAGTGGAACTGGTTCAACCGATCAAAGCGACTCCAAGCTAA
- a CDS encoding FAD-dependent oxidoreductase produces MPRNCLIVFILVCCCLFPLQSVSADKPDHSVDICIYGGTSGGVVAAVKAARLGKQAILIEPGQHLGGMSSGGLSFSDMGKAATVAGMAREFYQRIGRRYNKPLETQLEPHVAEQVFDEMITEVGVTVLKGEPLKKVIKQGPRIQTLITEKGTRIDAKMFIDTTYEGDLLAAAGVSYSLTREANSQYNETLNGIQYHEIPQVKFGKVNAIGRRKDRRGLWDRSIPLDPYRIPGKPDSGLLPLIEEGELGTPGEAAPGVQAYCFRLCVTDQPENRIPIEPPANYDPARYEIVARYIQACQKAGDDMDLRWFTKHDALPNGKFDFNTAYFGLNYVGGNKGYTEASHAERQKIIKEHENYARGLYHFLKTDPRVPAKVRQQINQYGLCKDEFLDNGGWPHQLYIRESRRMISDLVMTEHHCRHTEVAPQSVGLASYGVDIHETRRIAHDGMMIREGKLLGHTGTRGPYPIGLAAIVPKASECNNLLVTFAISASHVAFGSTRMEPVLMILSQSAATAASQAIDADSPIQEINYQRLRTQLLADGQLLDWPSPVKRGQPQARVITMTEKLPGIVLDDSAAEYTGGWSESNRQPSPLGPTYTHDNNKERGKKTARFSPKIKQTGDYEVRLLYTWHENRSTKVPVTIQSADGEKTVFINQRQPALINRIPVSLGEFHFEAGQPAHITISNTGADGYVVVDGLQLLPVEIAADERAGTKASGFPEISMADKPIAKPLPNPEATRVAVSPLADKTEPRTPGESTRHSDEPVTLAKQTPAAEVDGKTYDVVVIGGTGGGVACAVRAAREGCSVLLVQHNGHLGGMMTNGLMQWDALYGGPRSPLFSELLENIENYYINTFGRDSRDHQTIRYTHEKYPIGWAEPHVAEREYNRLVAQENNITLLLKHYPTNVDRQNALIKSVTLCRFGTSQTIQVNGTTFVDATYEGDLFALADVPYRVGREAREEFNEPHAGKVFVNIDGHRPESIVKEGLNIRVYGARQGSLDPTSPFTADGAVQAYNYRFCVTSDPANRLPIPKPDSYNREDYLNFHRRYIPASRGPNHKSHVNSPIMPGQNHAYPEADWSTREQIIQQHLDFGLGLMWFLQHDESIPAAQRKKYLEWGLPKDEYADHDHVPYEMYVREARRIVGRHVFNENDGMLIEDYRRTPIHPDSIAVTDWYMDSHSCTTDSRPGFKYDGKLILTEESRPSQIPYRALLPQGVDNLLVPVCLSATHIAWGAIRLEPVFLQTGEAAGYAAALAKQQSTTAANLDPELLLQTLVRYRQLVSFFNDIKITDSDPAIPAALYFATKGFFNDYNARLNEPLTQSAKAAWEQGLHQLKQGTLDPRQLAKQVQQAEEQKSPATKVKRGNFLLNAWDRMQN; encoded by the coding sequence ATGCCTCGCAACTGCCTCATTGTTTTCATACTCGTCTGCTGCTGTCTGTTTCCTCTCCAGTCTGTCTCCGCTGACAAACCCGATCACAGTGTCGACATCTGCATCTATGGCGGAACTTCCGGTGGCGTTGTCGCTGCCGTCAAAGCGGCCCGGCTCGGAAAACAGGCGATACTCATTGAGCCCGGACAGCATCTGGGTGGCATGAGTTCCGGCGGTCTCAGCTTTTCCGACATGGGAAAAGCCGCCACAGTCGCCGGCATGGCACGCGAATTTTATCAACGCATCGGCAGGAGATACAATAAACCTCTCGAAACACAGCTCGAACCCCATGTCGCCGAACAGGTGTTCGACGAGATGATCACAGAAGTCGGCGTGACCGTTCTTAAAGGAGAGCCGCTCAAAAAAGTCATCAAGCAGGGGCCGCGCATTCAGACTTTAATCACAGAAAAGGGGACCCGCATTGATGCGAAGATGTTTATCGACACCACCTATGAAGGAGACCTGCTGGCTGCCGCCGGTGTCTCTTATTCGCTGACCCGCGAAGCCAATTCACAATACAACGAAACGTTGAACGGCATTCAGTACCACGAAATCCCACAGGTTAAGTTTGGGAAAGTCAATGCCATCGGTCGCCGTAAAGATCGCCGCGGTTTATGGGATCGCTCCATCCCACTCGATCCTTATCGCATTCCCGGCAAACCGGACAGCGGTCTGTTACCGTTAATCGAAGAGGGTGAACTCGGCACTCCCGGTGAAGCAGCTCCCGGAGTACAGGCCTACTGTTTCCGACTCTGCGTTACCGACCAACCCGAGAACCGCATCCCCATTGAACCTCCCGCCAACTACGATCCTGCCCGCTATGAAATCGTCGCCCGCTACATCCAGGCCTGTCAGAAGGCCGGCGATGACATGGACCTCCGCTGGTTCACCAAACACGATGCACTCCCCAACGGCAAATTCGATTTCAACACAGCCTACTTCGGTTTGAATTACGTCGGCGGAAACAAAGGCTACACCGAAGCCAGCCACGCAGAGCGTCAGAAAATCATTAAAGAACACGAGAACTACGCCCGCGGCCTCTATCATTTTTTGAAGACGGACCCGCGTGTTCCTGCAAAAGTCCGGCAGCAGATCAATCAGTACGGTCTCTGCAAAGATGAATTTCTCGACAACGGAGGCTGGCCGCATCAACTTTATATTCGCGAGTCACGGCGGATGATCTCCGACCTGGTCATGACCGAACATCATTGTCGACACACAGAAGTCGCCCCCCAATCTGTAGGACTGGCCTCTTATGGAGTCGACATCCACGAAACCCGTCGGATTGCTCATGACGGTATGATGATCCGCGAAGGCAAACTGCTCGGTCACACCGGCACCCGCGGTCCTTATCCCATCGGCTTGGCAGCGATCGTCCCCAAAGCCTCCGAATGCAATAACCTGCTGGTCACCTTTGCGATCTCCGCCAGTCATGTCGCCTTTGGTTCCACCCGCATGGAACCCGTTCTCATGATTCTCAGCCAGTCCGCTGCCACCGCCGCCAGCCAGGCCATCGACGCCGATTCCCCGATCCAGGAAATCAACTACCAGCGACTCCGTACCCAACTCCTCGCCGACGGTCAACTGCTCGACTGGCCTTCGCCCGTCAAACGCGGTCAACCACAGGCGCGTGTCATCACAATGACTGAAAAACTGCCCGGAATTGTCCTCGATGACTCCGCAGCCGAATACACCGGAGGCTGGAGTGAAAGCAATCGCCAGCCTTCGCCTCTCGGACCGACTTACACTCACGACAACAACAAAGAACGCGGTAAGAAAACCGCCCGCTTCTCGCCGAAGATTAAACAGACCGGCGACTACGAAGTCCGCCTGCTCTATACCTGGCATGAGAACCGTTCCACAAAAGTCCCGGTCACCATCCAAAGTGCAGACGGAGAAAAAACGGTCTTCATCAATCAGCGACAGCCCGCTCTCATCAATCGTATCCCGGTTTCTCTGGGGGAATTTCATTTCGAAGCCGGGCAACCGGCGCACATCACCATTTCCAATACCGGCGCCGATGGCTACGTGGTCGTCGATGGCCTGCAGTTGTTGCCTGTAGAAATCGCTGCTGACGAACGTGCCGGTACAAAAGCCTCCGGATTTCCCGAAATCAGCATGGCGGATAAACCGATCGCGAAACCGCTTCCCAATCCAGAGGCCACCCGCGTCGCCGTCTCCCCCCTCGCTGATAAAACCGAACCCCGCACACCCGGTGAAAGTACCCGACATTCCGACGAACCCGTCACCCTCGCCAAACAGACGCCCGCGGCAGAAGTTGACGGCAAAACATACGATGTTGTCGTCATCGGTGGAACGGGCGGCGGTGTCGCCTGTGCCGTGCGTGCGGCCCGGGAAGGTTGTTCCGTGCTGCTCGTGCAGCATAACGGTCACCTCGGCGGCATGATGACCAACGGCCTGATGCAGTGGGATGCCCTCTACGGCGGCCCCCGATCGCCCCTCTTCAGCGAACTGCTGGAAAACATCGAGAACTATTACATCAACACTTTCGGTCGCGACTCCCGCGATCACCAGACCATCCGCTACACACACGAAAAATATCCCATCGGCTGGGCAGAACCGCATGTCGCGGAACGCGAATACAATCGGCTCGTCGCACAGGAAAACAACATCACACTCCTGTTGAAACATTACCCGACGAACGTCGATCGCCAGAACGCTCTCATCAAAAGCGTCACCCTCTGCCGCTTCGGTACTTCCCAAACAATCCAGGTAAATGGCACCACCTTTGTCGATGCGACCTATGAAGGCGATCTGTTCGCGCTGGCTGATGTCCCGTATCGCGTCGGTCGAGAAGCCCGCGAGGAATTCAACGAACCGCACGCCGGTAAAGTATTCGTTAATATTGATGGCCATCGCCCCGAAAGCATCGTCAAAGAGGGTCTCAACATTCGCGTCTACGGAGCAAGGCAGGGCAGTCTGGACCCTACCAGTCCGTTCACCGCAGATGGCGCTGTCCAGGCTTACAATTATCGTTTCTGCGTCACCTCCGACCCCGCGAATCGGCTGCCCATTCCCAAACCCGACAGCTACAATCGTGAGGATTATCTTAACTTTCACCGCCGGTATATCCCTGCCAGTCGTGGCCCCAATCACAAGTCGCACGTCAACAGTCCGATCATGCCGGGACAGAATCACGCATACCCGGAAGCCGACTGGTCCACCCGCGAACAGATCATTCAGCAGCATCTCGATTTCGGTCTGGGGCTGATGTGGTTTCTGCAGCATGATGAATCGATCCCCGCGGCGCAGCGGAAGAAGTACCTCGAGTGGGGGCTTCCCAAAGATGAATACGCCGACCACGATCACGTTCCCTATGAAATGTATGTCCGCGAAGCCCGCCGCATTGTGGGACGTCATGTCTTCAATGAAAATGATGGCATGCTGATTGAAGACTACCGCCGGACTCCCATCCACCCGGACAGCATCGCCGTCACCGACTGGTACATGGACTCGCATTCCTGCACCACGGACAGTCGCCCCGGATTCAAATACGACGGCAAACTGATCCTCACCGAAGAATCCCGTCCGTCGCAGATTCCCTATCGCGCACTGCTGCCACAAGGCGTCGACAACCTGCTGGTCCCCGTCTGTCTCTCTGCGACCCATATTGCCTGGGGCGCCATCCGTCTGGAACCCGTCTTCCTGCAGACCGGTGAAGCCGCCGGGTATGCAGCCGCACTCGCGAAACAGCAGTCGACCACTGCCGCCAATCTCGACCCCGAACTCCTGCTGCAAACGCTCGTGCGTTATCGTCAGCTGGTCAGCTTCTTCAACGACATCAAAATCACCGATTCCGACCCGGCGATACCGGCTGCCCTCTATTTCGCGACAAAAGGCTTCTTCAACGACTACAATGCCCGGCTCAACGAACCACTGACGCAATCTGCAAAGGCTGCCTGGGAACAGGGACTGCACCAACTCAAGCAGGGCACTCTCGATCCGCGTCAGCTGGCGAAACAGGTACAACAGGCAGAAGAACAAAAGTCGCCGGCCACGAAAGTCAAACGAGGCAACTTTCTGCTCAACGCCTGGGATCGTATGCAAAACTGA